aTATCTGacttcttcccattaagcaacCCTTAGGGGGTCTTCTCTAGCAACCATTGAGGAAATAGATGATTGGATGCATAgaaagcggtgttgatagctttggcccaaaaccTCTctggtgtgttgtactcatcaagcatagttCCTGCAAGGGTGATTAatatctggttctttctctctactacaccattttgttggggAGTGtaagttgcggagacctcatatttgatcccaacttcatcacaatattcttcaatgtttgtgttgtcaaattattttctattgtcacttcttatcttcttgatctttgtatcaaactcattttgtgctctcttggcaaactacTTGAATGATGCCGCAACTTTAGACATatcatgaagaaagaacacccaagtgtatcttgaataatcatccactatcacaagacaatagaggttgCTTCCCAAGCTAGCATAAGCTGttagtccaaataaatccatgtggagaagctctagcactttTGATGTTGACAtataagctttggttggatgagtgttggcaacttgtttgccgacttgacttgcactacaaagcttgtccttctcaaacttgacatccttcaaacctctaaCCAATTCTTTCTTCAATAGCTTCTTGAGTGTACCCatgccaacatgagcaagtcttctatgccatagccacccaagagaaactttggtgaataagcaagtcttcaagttagcatcatcggaggtaaaatccactgtatatagattgttgtatctaaagcctttgaatatCACTCGATCATCATCTTTCTATGACACAACAACTTTTTTcacggtgaataagcattgaaagccaagatcacacaattgcccaacggatagcaagttgaaagcaaagggtctagcatgcttgggcaagggttgcgATGGTGGTGTCTCACACTCATGAACAAAGTGACCTTCTTTTCCACACTCAATGCATCTCTTTGGCTCAGGATTTTGTTGTTTTTTGTtgatgagcttgagctttctcctctttgtttgccaagaacccaataccactCTTATCCATCTTCATGGCAGTGTTCATGactagctcactttgaagatattggtCTCTTGTGAATCTTTGCAAACCGGTAGCAAGGTGGTTCTTCTCCAACTTGAgcctcttgttttcttctctaagcatctcattGTTAAGAGCCATATCATAGTCACCATCTTGCTAATCTATGACAATTGAGTTATtggttgatagcttctcaagatctttcttaagcttcccattctcactcttgatcttgacataatcatcataggaTTCGGccacaaccacttgcttgccttggctactagaaccttgttcaatgctctcaacaatcaaatcatcacaagaTGTggatatatcaatcttaacaacattgttagtagcatcatgtggttcATTGGAAATAAGCTCATATGAAAGCACAAGATTATGGTGATTAACTTTGAGAGTtgtgtattcttcttttagcaagttATATCTAGTgttgagctctttgtgcatcccctcaagtttatcatgtttttctttaagctcttttagAGAAGTTTTGAGCTCCTTGACGGTGGATGACACAAATCTATTTTCATTtctaagctcatcactagcttttCGGCTATGTCATATTTTGCTAAAATAGACTCATTCTCAAGTTTTAGCTTTTCATTTctagctcttgtctttcttatGATTTTGGAGTAGTTATTGAGCAAAGTGACAAGTTCATCATAGGAAGGTGTTTCGAATTCTCCTTCACTATCACTACAACTTTCattaccactactatcatcatcactttgtacctttctttcacccttggccataggacataggtgtgtagaggatgatggtggcggtggcggtggaggtagTGAAGTCTCGATCACAAGAGCAGCCACCTTCActttctcatcatcactatcatccctggatgagccacttgatgaatcaatgttcatgagccaatcaccaacaatatatGCCTTGCTATTTTTCTTCTTGTGGTAttgcttcttcttgccatccttcttcttgtatagcTTGTCATtcctcttctcatcatcacttgagtcatctttgttgtccttgttcttcttcttgtatttCTCTTTCTTGGGTTTAggacattgatgagctagatgaccaagttcaccataaTTGTAGAAATCCATTTCAAAGATGGGCTTCCTCTTGCTaatagtgaagaacttcttcttggaATCAAACTTGACACTGTTCTTGTTTAGCTTtttgagcatcttggtggtcttcttctccATGAGAGCAATATTTACatcatcatgttcatcatcacttgagctatcaagGGCCACTTCCTTGacttttgctttgcccttcttttcttggcttgctttgaatgctaaatctttcttcttggtggaagaagagccatttTGCGAGGTGATGTGCATGTACTTTTCATGCGCATTGATCTTCCCCAGTATTTGAGTTAGAGTTGCCGTGGAAAGATCAACTTGATGGAGCATGGGGAgaatatgcccatacttgtcaacagggaggacactcaagatctttctcacaacatcagatGGAGACAATTATGTGAGTCCatgcccattgacttcctctacaagaacattcaagtgtgagtacatttcattagcactttcatgaggaagcatctcaaaagaatttagctttttcataacaagacgatagcgttcctcacactcactcttagttccctcatggagtgcacaaatgtccgaccatagtgcatgggcattcttGTGGTTCCGCATGTGATTGAACACGTCCTTACAAAGACCTCTAAAAAGGGTGTTTTTGGCCTTGGCGTTCCACTTCTCGTGTTCTTGCTCATTGGAAGTAAGATTTTTGGGATCCTTAGATTTTGGAAAGCCTTGAGTAGCGGCCCTAAACATGCCAACATCTATGGCCTCAAGGTATGACTCCatatggattttccaatatggaaagccATCTTCTTCAAAGAAGGGAGGGTGTCCATCACCTccggacatcttgctctaggcggttaaggcTAATTCAAGGAGcaccaggctctgataccaattgaaaggatcaagatgcccaagagggggtgaattaggcttcTCTAAATTTTCTCACAACAATAAAGTCCTATTGCTtggcccatttcaccccttgtgcctaaaagtgATTTCTATTTGTCtgaacaaaagttttgcaccctaggttctaatcctactctagcatagcaaatctaggaatgtaaatacaagaatgTAATtgttcaaatgtaaatgctcaaagtaaagagagggaaaggaacatggtgatgttttcctaaggtatcagagagtcggcactccccactagtcctcgttggagcacccacgcaagggtatagctcccccatgatccgtgcaaggatcaagtgctctctatgggctgattctttctCGCTCTAACATAGTGAATCACCCCCAACTGCTTAGAagatgagttgggtcatccataagctccgccgaaggatcaccaaactcccaatcgccACCAAGTTGTTTAGGTGAtgccgatcaccaagagtaacaagcacaaattcTCACTTAAcgatgacaagcctaatgagaaaggtggaagcacacttgctactccctatgcacgaATGAGGTCCTTAACCTTGGATTAAAAAAtctcaaacacctcactaggctcttgcactCCCTTGCACACAAATGTGTTTCCTCAACCAAACAAATGGACAAGAGAGCTTCCATGGATGAGTAGATGAGGTACAAATATCCCCCTCACAAGCCCATAGCCGTTTGAGCCAAGTCTCACTTTTCTGCGAGGTGTCGGACCAGTTCTGACAGACCGTCGGACTAGTCCAACCCTCATAGAGTGAACAGTGCATGTAGTATTGTTATTAGGTGCCGTTGGCACACTAGTGCTCCAAAACTGGTCTAATGGTACCCCATTGGACTTGTTCGACGCGAGTATACCATCTCTAGATGCTCTCTGAAAGCCATCGGACCAGTTACAAACTAGTCCAACGTCAGCTGTATACTAGTCTGACGCTCATTGAACAAAAGTCCACTAAATGAACAGTAATCCTATCCAGTCTGACGCCTTGGTCAAAGTGGTCTGATGCTCACTCTCAGCCTGAGGAGCTTCCTAGGCGTGCCACGTACCCGTGAGACTGGTCCGGTGCCTTTGTCGAGACTGGTCTGATGCTCATTCAAACCCTCCTTTCATTTCTGATTCAAAAACTTTGTGAATGGGGTTTGTTCCACTTGATCTTTGGGCCTTCCCTGAGCTAACTAATGCTAAGTTtgaaagtgtgcaccacacctaatgcattagactcacctaggtcaagctactagttcatacccccctttatagtatggccaaaggaaaaacaaagttctaaactactctaagtgtctctccaacaccaatagacatttagaactagtccatccttaaccttgtcattcatcctttaaaactgaaacaatttccatcgataggggcatgaaaaccattgattgcccaaacaatcacTGTTATCAAGACCaaacttaaattgcctctacaaaatatacgttagtcacaataatcttatgtcatcattaatcaccaaaacccactaagggcctagatgcttttaattgATAAGGTCCAAATGAGTAAAAAGTTGATGGATATGAATATAATGTTGGAAACCTTCTGCTACATGTAGGAATACAATACTCCTCCTAGGCAACATGGTGGGGAGGGATTGAGagcttgaaagccctagtttggttttggctaattgagacAACCTAgtggactaaccctatgctctaagtgttggTTATGAGATAGGTTGGTTCACATCCAAGGTGGAGCTAAGATTGCAcacatggtgatggtggtggccaaaatgatgatcaagtgctccacatttggaaaagaagaaagagaaaaacaaaatgcaagggcccaaggcaaaggtataagtgttGACGGTCACTACAGCAAAAATGAACCATCAACTTTACCTGCTAGAATCCTTAAAATCAAACATCACCATTGGTTTAGGAGCTTTAacctaacaaattccacaagtcttAGTGAATATTTGCATGCAGGTGAATTTATCCATTCTATAGGCCAAATTGGGCCATAATATGTCAATAATTTTGATGATCCATGATGGACTCAGCTGAAAAGGGCATCAAGACCATCATCCAAGACTTACCGCCAAAGATCAGCGTGAGAGGTTGATAGGGGGTCGGCCAACCCCACCCCTAGGTTGGTCGACCTATGGGCCCCTCCTGTTAGGTCCTCCTTCAACGTGAAGCGTCCACCGCCAATGAGAATCAATCTCCAATGTGCATTCAAGTTGGTTCGAATCAAGGGACAAGATGAAGTCATGACATGAATCGATGACGTGGCACTAACTTGCtccctactccatctcccctatataaggccCCCTAGACCCCCTCCATAAGGCCATCCATTGAGGATCAATTTGATCAAGACATAGTAGGAGGAATAGGTCTagaactctccaatgtagtagagaGTTAGGGTCGAGTTGGACTCATGTCCAGATTACGGATCTAGCCTCAGAGGCTTGATAAGCCATTGTATCTACACTTTCATATCTTGTGATACTTCAATATTTACAtgtcatattcttatctacatggttATGCTTATTTTGGTTATATGCCTAGAGTAGTCGATGTTatatttatgtttatgcatagAATCGCAGAGCGCTTGGCTTAGTGATCGATCATGGCTAAGTAGCAGActttgtgtaagcatggtgcttatacattgtagTGCATGTGGATGCAAACTGCATTCCGAAACGTGTGGTAGGTACCGCGGTTGTGACAACCTCAGTTGGTTCTCTagtaatccacctcctgtttgtaggaGCTAGTAGGACCCGGTTGCGAATGGAAGAGGCATATTTAGCTATACTCTTCTTTAGTAATGTCCCTTATGCATGAATGTAGAACTAATCTTTTGCTATAATAAGTTTATATGCCTGTAGtgggaatatcataggaatcttcCTCACCCGTTATACTCCAAACTTATGCAAGTCTATTAATTTTATCATGGatttatcccctgagtgtcattatgcttaatgcCTATCTTTATATTTACCCCTATtctagctatgctggtatgttgattagtaCATATTCCTTTTATCTTTATTCCATTgtttcctatggtaaaatataaatagcgatacctagaatactcctggtgaaatgctacaatggtattctgtgcgcttgtggaattcTTATATTTTAGTTTACActcataaataccaacaagcatttcatgTGCCGTTGTCGGGAAAACAATTGGCAGTAATAGGTTTCTACTAATTTACTGCTAGTTTTAGCGGGATTCACCCCTGTTCTATTGAATTGTGGAATAGACAGAACTGCTTGATGCCGTTTTgaccttccagcaagcttccacaagaaaagaaaagaagaagaaacattgaagaacccagAGTGCCTGAAACATTCATGATCCATTAACACTAGGAACGCTACCATTTCACAGGTTTGTATAaacatatatattattctaacaACGTGTAGATTGGAAAAAAAGGTCACCAGTCATAAGAATTAAAATCACATCCCATGTGACTGAATATAGATGCTGCACTACTCATAAATTCCTATCTCAAATTATGAGTCAAGTTAAGTTTTTATTGAAAAAGGTGAGATAGTcctgctcatggactttaaacttgaatgagcagttatcttttaattttttcATTCCACTACAtgtttattttgaataatcaatgcATCCACTCTATTTAGCTTGAGTTTTCGCATCCATAGCAATGTTTATGTCCCTGCATATATCCATATCACTTTGCATCTTtatctaaaaataaaaaaaagaaagaaaaaatattACTCACCAAGATCATGCTCTTTCACCTCTATTTAAATAAATCTttgtaatgctttcatgctacccttgtttgctatagtatgcttaggTTTTAAAGTATCTTCATAcgccttttaaattaagcatggtgcttagtttaaaatgtttttttgaattaaattagacatggtgtttagtttgattttttGAACCTAGAAGTGTGCctgattttacttccaaaggctttttaaattaagcatggtgcttaggttaaaatacttTTCTAAATCAAAGTAGACGTGGTGtcctaggttgatttttgaaccaagagtgTGCATTAGTAGACACTGGATATTTTAGTTGGACTAACCTCTATaggaaactctcaaattcaatttgGGAAAGTCCCGAGATAAATTCACATCGGAGATGAATCATAGCATATGATGAACTACAAATAGctttgcacaaagaagacacagctcaCTTATCATGTATGGTAGAACTGTAAGTATTAAAGTttattcactttgtcttttgttgcaagttaccTTTTGCCTTGAACCATGTTAGAATACGGCGAACaaataaaaaattatataaaaaatgataaacaaaatctatgctaaagtaatcataaaatcatcttttcattagcatagatgaaaaTCACATAAATTATGGACAACTAACCTGTATTTTAAATTTATTGTAatccctcgggtatgtgtccactaacattttgcaggGATAAATAAATATAAGTTATGCCTGttcatggtttggtatgaacctGCACCAAACCACCACTGCAGCTATGGAATAAAAAGGAAAGAGAGCTATAAAATGGATTTACAataaaagcactcactcataggaagtggacgAACAAATCAACAGGCTACAAGCAACGTTGAAGACAACTTAGCATTGAGACttcccaagactcaagctagAATGGTGATGATAAGTAGGGTGCAACCTACCCCGTATTAGCCATACTAATGCCTACTTTCATCATTTTCAAAGTCACCAACTCACATGTCAGCAGCAAAGACCGAGATGATGAGATACTACTACATCACGGCATGCATTCTCGTGTCAACAAACATCATCAATCAATAGTGGTCTGCCGACTGTGTCTCGTGAGACCATGAACAACCATGGTTGCAAGATAACAACCCTAAGTCATTGGAGAGGAAGCTTTCACGCAAATACTAATGAGATTCTTCCATCGACCATCAAGATGGTTGGCGTATTGCTTTCTACCATACCACTAGAAGACAAAGACCATCAAGGAGGAACTCAAGTTTGTAGCTCCAATGAACACCAActcgtcaaccaagaatcaatgaaaatcaagaaaggttaACGGAAGATGAACTTCATCTCCTGAATCGGAATGGTACAAAGAAAAATTAAATGCAAGGGAGAGGTCCTACTCAACGGACCTAAAATCATGAGCCCTCACCGATAGGTAAATCGGTATGTATCTCATATTTCATTTCCAtacaacttttgattttgaatttttgcaTGTTTAGTTTTGCAATCCAAACTCTTTTCCTTGATGCATAATAACTTAAAACAATCTTGTCTTAAGTTATGAAaagaataaaaataaatatatatatatatttgctcAGTATTATTTCTTTGCATAATAAAACTATGATAGCTTAGTTTCTCTAAGGCTGTGCTGTCAAGGGTTTTCACGCCCCATAAAACACCTCTGTGGAGTGTAAGCAACCCACGAGATGCTTAGTGTGGTGGCAATAAAATCCCAAACAACTCATCTTGGAACAACTAAACTTTAACTTCCCTCTCTAATAAAGTTCCTCCATAAAAAAATTAACAAAAACATGTTCCTAGGACAAGTTCCCTTTGAGTAttctttgtcactaaccattgcaGGTAAAGATTTTAAAAAGAACGAAGGGTGTACAATGTCCGAGAACATGGGAGTTCCAAAACACTCTAAGAGATGCTTCAACACTCACACTTGACTTTAAATGTCGAGTGacataaaagtccaagtgtgggggaggaaggTCGACTCTTCTACAGATGATCCGACCATGCTCTTCCTCCTCACAGGCCCCCATCGCTCTAGGCACGCTGGTCTACAATCCCTATGCTCGGTATTACTTTGTTTCTATAAGTTTGAATGTGTTTGCAAATTCCATACATGAAAGTCAAACTTAAAATGTAAAATAAAATCAATCCTCAAGAGAAAAAGTAATGGTGAAAAAATAAAGACACATATTAAAAACATGAGATAAAtattctatgctaattaaaatgttaaaactaACTTTTCTATAGCATAGAAAatgacctttagctctatgacaacactaccCTTGTTTTGAATTATTTGTACATTCcatcgggtatgtgttgtccactaatcctttgtagaAAAGAAACAATGAATGGAGCAAAGGGTCCAAACACAATGCTAGGATTCACAAAGAAAGataaaaagatggcatgataaaaGAATAGAAGAAGGAGCGCAATATAGGTGATaagatgctcatgaacaactcaagaTACAAGGCTAGCTGAGCAAGGAAAGTTTCAAGTGGAAGGAAAGAaccaccacaagtcatctacccttcgtcacatggtgctatcatgctccaatgataaaggtaacatcttaaggtacatggtcattatttaaaaacttttccttgattctggtatgcacataaatgaagaaacaaacatgtttgagttacaactttacttgatccaacctgactaactcaacatgttttgttctttaagtttgttcatagcacctactttcttgatctcatagtcttaaccaaatgagctaaaatgttgcatatcttatGTCTAGgatgatgatagtcataatcatgtaaaatttgatacattatgtaaagtTGGACAATCCTTACATAGGTTAAGCCACTCAACCCTTTTTGCCAGATGTATTCAAATGTTATATTCATACTCATTTTTTCTGAtattatcacccatgttataagaatgaacaagactCATAACATCAACCTTATCAGTATTCAACTGTGCTTAAGGCTAGAGAgaaatgaataaagttttggttctgttggtgtttttccaccaacagagcccatgcacttgatctctacccttGTCTTTCTAAATAGGACACACTTCGAACCAAGTGTGGGGGCGAAATTTGGTGAACCCGAAAGTAAAAGTTCTGAATCTGCAACAATGATGCACAATGAACAAGATGCTGCTAGCTTCCACTACTAATACTTCACTTCAAAACACTGGTTTGACATTTCATCCCATCCTCTTGGTACATGTGTGATACTTTGACATGTTTTTATGCAATCTTAAAATGAACCACGACCACacttcaattaaaa
This sequence is a window from Miscanthus floridulus cultivar M001 chromosome 10, ASM1932011v1, whole genome shotgun sequence. Protein-coding genes within it:
- the LOC136488258 gene encoding uncharacterized protein; protein product: MLHQVDLSTATLTQILGKINAHEKYMHITSQNGSSSTKKKDLAFKASQEKKGKAKVKEVALDSSSDDEHDDVNIALMEKKTTKMLKKLNKNSVKFDSKKKFFTISKRKPIFEMDFYNYGELGHLAHQCPKPKKEKYKKKNKDNKDDSSDDEKRNDKLYKKKDGKKKQYHKKKNSKAYIVGDWLMNIDSSSGSSRDDSDDEKVKVAALVIETSLPPPPPPPSSSTHLCPMAKGERKIDISTSCDDLIVESIEQGSSSQGKQVVVAESYDDYVKIKSENGKLKKDLEKLSTNNSIVID